The nucleotide sequence GCGTGCGTGAAAAAGCCGAAGACGAAGCCATCAACGTGTTTGCCCGCAACCTGCATGACCTGCTGATGGCGGCGCCCGCCGGCATGCGCGCCACTATGGGGCTGGACCCTGGCCTGCGCACCGGCGTGAAAGTGGCGGTGGTGGACGCGACCGGCAAACTGGTAGCGACCGATACTATCTATCCGCACACCGGTCAGGCCGCCAAAGCGGCTACCGTGGTCGCGGCGTTGTGCATCAAGCATCAGGTGGAGCTGGTCGCCATCGGCAACGGTACTGCGTCCCGCGAAACCGAGCGTTTCTTCCTCGATACCCAGAAGCAGTTCCCGGATGTGAAAGCACAGAAGGTGATCGTCAGCGAAGCAGGCGCGTCGGTGTATTCCGCCTCCGAACTGGCGGCGCTGGAATTCCCAGGTCTGGATGTATCGCTGCGCGGCGCGGTGTCCATCGCCCGCCGCTTGCAGGACCCGCTGTCCGAACTGGTCAAAATCGACCCGAAATCCATCGGCGTCGGCCAGTACCAGCATGACGTCAGCCAAACCCAACTGGCGAAAAAACTGGACGCGGTAGTGGAAGACTGCGTGAACGCCGTCGGCGTTGACCTCAACACCGCCTCGGTGCCGCTGCTGACCCGCGTGGCCGGCCTTACCCGGCTGATGGCGCAGAACATCGTCAGTTGGCGCGACGAAAACGGGCGCTTCAACAACCGCGACCAACTGCTGAAAGTCAGCCGCCTCGGCCCGAAAGCCTTTGAGCAGTGCGCCGGCTTCCTGCGTATCAACCACGGCGACAACCCGCTCGATGCCTCCACCGTCCACCCGGAAACCTACCCGGTGGTGGAACGCATTCTGGCGGCCACCGAGCAGAAACTGCAGGACCTGATGGGCAATTCCAGCGCGTTGCGCACCCTGAAACCGGCCAGCTTTACCGACGATCGCTTTGGGGTGCCGACCGTCACCGACATCATCAAAGAGCTGGAAAAACCGGGGCGCGATCCGCGGCCTGAATTCAAGACCGCCAGCTTCGCCGACGGGGTAGAAACCCTCAACGACCTGCTGCCGGGCATGATTCTGGAAGGCGCCGTCACCAACGTCACCAACTTCGGCGCGTTTGTGGATATCGGCGTACATCAGGATGGGCTGGTGCATATCTCCTCACTGGCGGATCGCTTCGTGGAAGACCCGCATCAGGTGGTGAAAGCCGGTGACATCGTCAAGGTGAAAGTGCTGGAAGTGGACCTGCAACGCAAACGCATCGCGCTGACCATGCGGCTGGACGAACAGCCCGGCGAAGGCAACAGCCGTCGCGACGGCGGACGCGAGCGCGACAACGGCAATAAGGCATCGCGCCCGCCGCAGGCAGGCAACAAGGCCCGTCCGCGTCAGAGCAGCACGCCGGCCGGCAACAGCGCCATGAGCGACGCACTGGCGGCAGCGTTTAAGAAGCGATAGCTCTTGTCAGGGTTCAGGCTATCGAGCCTGAACCCTGCGCAAGTAGAGGCGACGATTGACGTAGTCAGTGCTTCACACTAGCCCCCTTACTTCAACACGCTATCCTGCACAAAACCCTACCACCTGCTCCACAAACACCTCCGGATGGGAGATAAACGGTGCGTGGGCGGCTTTCGGTATCACTACGGAGGCGGAGTGTGGGTACTGTTCGTCCATCAGCGCGGCGACTTTGCGCGGCACCAGCCCGTCCAGCGCGCCGTACAGGCGCAGGAACGGCATGGTGAGCGCGCTCAGCGGTTCACGCAGGTCGGTATCGCGCAGAATCCCCAGCCCGGCGTTCAGCACCTCGGTGGAGGGCGCCGGTTGGCCGGACAGCGCCACTTTCAGCAAACGTGCGTCTTTTCTGGCGTTTTCGGTACCCAGCGT is from Dickeya dianthicola NCPPB 453 and encodes:
- a CDS encoding Tex family protein, which gives rise to MTNALSQIIASELQARTEQVTAAIQLLDEGNTVPFIARYRKEVTGGLDDTQLRQLESRLSYLRELEERRQTILKSIEEQGKLTDALATSINTTLSKTELEDLYLPYKPKRRTRGQIAIEAGLEPLADSLWNDPSQTPELVANAYVNADNGVADVKAALDGARYILMERFAEDAALLAKVRDYLWKNAHLVSRVVEGKEEDGAKFRDYFDHREPLSQVPSHRALAMFRGRNEGMLQLSLNADPHFDEPPKESHCEQIIVDHLRLRLGNAPADGWRRAVVNWTWRIKVLLHLETELMGSVREKAEDEAINVFARNLHDLLMAAPAGMRATMGLDPGLRTGVKVAVVDATGKLVATDTIYPHTGQAAKAATVVAALCIKHQVELVAIGNGTASRETERFFLDTQKQFPDVKAQKVIVSEAGASVYSASELAALEFPGLDVSLRGAVSIARRLQDPLSELVKIDPKSIGVGQYQHDVSQTQLAKKLDAVVEDCVNAVGVDLNTASVPLLTRVAGLTRLMAQNIVSWRDENGRFNNRDQLLKVSRLGPKAFEQCAGFLRINHGDNPLDASTVHPETYPVVERILAATEQKLQDLMGNSSALRTLKPASFTDDRFGVPTVTDIIKELEKPGRDPRPEFKTASFADGVETLNDLLPGMILEGAVTNVTNFGAFVDIGVHQDGLVHISSLADRFVEDPHQVVKAGDIVKVKVLEVDLQRKRIALTMRLDEQPGEGNSRRDGGRERDNGNKASRPPQAGNKARPRQSSTPAGNSAMSDALAAAFKKR